Proteins from one Bacteroides mediterraneensis genomic window:
- a CDS encoding pyridoxal phosphate-dependent aminotransferase: MPQISIRGTEMPESPIRKLAPLAEAAKERGIHVYHLNIGQPDLPTPRAALDAIRNIDRKVLEYSPSQGYRSYRERLVGYYEKYDIHLDADDIIITTGGSEAVLFAFMSCLNPGDEIIVPEPAYANYMAFAISAGAIIRTVTTTIDEGFSLPKVEKFEELINERTKGILICNPNNPTGYLYTRREMNQIRDLVKKYDLFLFSDEVYREFIYTGSPYISACHLEGIEQNVVLIDSVSKRYSECGIRIGALITKNPEVRKAVMKFCQARLSPPLIGQIAAEASLDEPEEYARETYDEYVERRKCLIDGLNRIPGVYSPIPMGAFYTVAKLPVDDCEKFCAWCLSDFNYEGETVMMAPASGFYTTPGGGKNEVRVAYVLKKEDLVRALFILRKALEAYPGRVDE, encoded by the coding sequence ATGCCACAAATATCCATCAGAGGAACTGAAATGCCGGAGTCGCCGATTCGTAAACTGGCGCCCTTGGCTGAAGCTGCGAAAGAGAGAGGAATTCATGTGTACCACTTGAATATCGGTCAGCCTGACCTGCCTACTCCGCGAGCGGCCCTCGATGCGATTCGAAATATTGACCGGAAGGTGCTGGAGTACAGTCCCAGCCAGGGTTACCGCAGCTACCGCGAGCGGCTGGTGGGGTATTACGAGAAGTATGACATCCACTTGGATGCCGACGACATCATCATCACGACCGGGGGGTCGGAGGCGGTGTTGTTCGCATTCATGAGCTGCCTGAACCCGGGCGATGAGATTATTGTGCCGGAACCGGCCTATGCCAACTATATGGCCTTTGCCATCTCTGCCGGCGCAATTATCCGTACGGTGACGACGACCATCGACGAGGGTTTCTCCTTGCCGAAGGTGGAGAAGTTCGAGGAGCTGATTAATGAACGCACGAAGGGTATCCTGATTTGTAACCCGAACAATCCGACCGGCTACTTGTACACCCGCCGGGAGATGAACCAGATTCGGGACCTGGTGAAGAAGTACGACCTCTTCCTGTTCTCCGACGAAGTATATCGTGAATTTATCTATACGGGCTCTCCTTATATCTCTGCCTGCCACCTGGAAGGCATCGAGCAGAACGTGGTGCTGATTGACTCCGTATCGAAACGGTATTCGGAGTGCGGTATCCGCATCGGAGCCTTGATTACAAAGAATCCGGAAGTGCGCAAGGCCGTGATGAAATTCTGTCAGGCCCGCCTGAGTCCGCCGCTCATCGGACAGATTGCGGCAGAGGCTTCGCTCGACGAACCGGAAGAATATGCCCGCGAAACGTACGACGAGTATGTGGAACGACGTAAGTGCCTGATTGACGGACTGAACCGTATTCCGGGCGTGTATTCGCCGATACCGATGGGGGCTTTCTATACGGTGGCCAAACTGCCGGTAGACGACTGTGAGAAGTTCTGTGCCTGGTGCTTGTCCGACTTCAACTACGAGGGGGAAACCGTCATGATGGCTCCGGCCAGTGGTTTCTATACCACGCCGGGCGGCGGCAAGAACGAGGTGCGTGTGGCCTATGTACTGAAGAAAGAAGACCTGGTACGGGCGCTGTTCATCCTGCGTAAAGCACTCGAAGCCTATCCGGGAAGAGTGGATGAATGA